The following proteins are co-located in the Pirellulales bacterium genome:
- a CDS encoding NAD(P)H-hydrate dehydratase, whose amino-acid sequence MTISRDDTPLLKLPKRAPETHKGDYGRALLVGGSQAMGGAIALAGMAALRGGAGLVRLATPASCHTIVASFNPCYMVAPLSADEKGALATEAREELAELAADATCVGCGPGLSTSAGVQQVVSWLYTHFTGAAVFDADALNVLARQRGALSLPGGPRILTPHPGEFRRLLGAEGDYDEAAREQVAAEFAANHRAIVLLKGHRTLVTDGERVSLNTTGNPGMATGGTGDVLTGLLVALLCQGLAPYDAARLGAHWHGLAGDLAAAELGEASLTARDLIDYLPAAIRRDDK is encoded by the coding sequence GTGACTATTTCTCGCGACGACACTCCGCTGCTAAAACTCCCCAAGCGGGCCCCAGAGACGCACAAGGGAGACTATGGGCGGGCGCTGCTGGTGGGCGGATCGCAGGCGATGGGAGGCGCTATCGCGCTGGCCGGCATGGCGGCGCTGCGTGGCGGCGCGGGACTGGTGCGGTTGGCAACGCCGGCCAGTTGCCACACCATCGTGGCAAGCTTCAACCCCTGCTATATGGTGGCGCCCTTGTCGGCCGATGAGAAGGGCGCGCTGGCGACAGAGGCGCGCGAGGAACTGGCCGAGTTGGCCGCCGACGCCACTTGCGTGGGCTGCGGCCCTGGCTTATCGACCAGCGCTGGCGTGCAGCAAGTGGTGAGTTGGCTCTACACACACTTCACGGGCGCGGCGGTGTTCGACGCCGACGCGCTGAACGTGCTCGCGCGGCAGCGAGGCGCGCTGTCGCTGCCAGGCGGTCCACGAATCCTCACCCCGCATCCTGGCGAGTTCCGGCGGTTGCTTGGCGCCGAGGGGGACTACGACGAGGCGGCGCGCGAGCAGGTGGCCGCTGAATTCGCTGCCAATCATCGCGCGATCGTGCTGCTCAAAGGGCATCGCACGCTCGTCACCGATGGCGAGCGCGTCTCCCTCAACACCACGGGCAATCCAGGCATGGCCACTGGAGGAACCGGCGACGTGCTCACCGGGCTGTTGGTGGCGCTCTTGTGCCAGGGGCTCGCTCCTTATGACGCCGCACGGCTGGGTGCGCATTGGCACGGCTTGGCGGGTGACCTGGCAGCCGCAGAACTGGGTGAAGCAAGCTTGACCGCGCGCGATTTGATCGACTACTTGCCGGCCGCAATCCGGCGGGATGACAAGTAG
- the accC gene encoding acetyl-CoA carboxylase biotin carboxylase subunit produces the protein MFKRILIANRGEIALRVIRACREMGIETVAIFSEADRGAHYLDLADEAYCVGTPRAGDSYLKIDRVISAAEIGNVQAIHPGYGFLSENAHFADVCRSCNIEFIGPSQESMQKLGDKETARRLARAAKVPTVPGSDGLIAHEAEAIEVAHKIGFPVLIKATAGGGGKGMRVAANDLALKSALQQAQAEAAAAFGNPGVYLEKYIENPRHIEVQVIGDQHGNVVHLWERDCTTQRRHQKLIEESPGPFLQEKTRQAICEAAVRMIKAADYYNAGTVEFIVDRSGSFYFIEVNARIQVEHPVTEMVTGIDLIKAQIHVAAGEKLPFTQKQIARQGCAIECRINAEDPSRNFQPGPGKIKLLIPPGGLGVRFDSHAYTGYTVSPYYDSMIGKIIVHRPTRDEAIACMRRCLAELKVEGIPTTAPLLDEILNHADFTSGAVDTTWVERTFPRSAGR, from the coding sequence ATGTTCAAACGGATATTAATCGCCAATCGCGGCGAGATTGCGCTGCGAGTCATCCGTGCCTGTCGCGAAATGGGCATTGAGACGGTGGCGATCTTCAGCGAGGCCGATCGCGGCGCGCACTATCTCGATCTGGCCGATGAGGCGTACTGCGTTGGCACGCCGCGCGCCGGCGACAGTTACCTCAAGATCGATCGCGTCATCAGCGCCGCCGAAATCGGCAACGTGCAGGCCATTCATCCGGGCTACGGCTTCCTGTCAGAGAACGCGCACTTCGCCGATGTCTGTCGCAGTTGCAACATCGAGTTCATTGGCCCCTCCCAGGAGTCGATGCAAAAGCTCGGCGACAAGGAGACCGCGCGGCGGTTAGCCCGCGCCGCCAAGGTGCCTACCGTTCCCGGCAGCGACGGCTTAATCGCGCACGAGGCGGAAGCGATCGAAGTCGCCCACAAGATCGGCTTTCCCGTGCTCATCAAGGCCACGGCCGGCGGCGGTGGCAAAGGCATGCGCGTGGCCGCCAACGATCTGGCGCTCAAGTCCGCATTGCAGCAGGCGCAGGCCGAGGCGGCCGCCGCGTTTGGCAATCCCGGCGTCTATCTCGAAAAGTACATCGAAAATCCGCGCCACATCGAAGTGCAGGTGATTGGCGATCAGCATGGCAATGTCGTGCACCTATGGGAACGCGACTGCACCACACAGCGCCGGCATCAAAAGCTGATCGAAGAGAGCCCCGGGCCGTTTCTTCAGGAAAAGACCCGCCAGGCTATCTGCGAGGCCGCGGTGCGCATGATCAAGGCGGCCGACTACTACAATGCCGGCACCGTCGAGTTCATCGTCGACCGCAGCGGCAGCTTTTACTTCATCGAGGTGAACGCGCGCATCCAGGTCGAGCATCCCGTGACCGAAATGGTCACCGGCATCGACTTGATCAAGGCGCAAATTCACGTCGCCGCCGGCGAGAAGCTTCCCTTCACGCAAAAACAGATCGCCCGCCAAGGCTGCGCCATCGAGTGCCGCATCAACGCCGAGGATCCCAGCCGCAACTTCCAGCCGGGGCCGGGCAAGATCAAGCTGCTCATTCCGCCCGGCGGGTTGGGAGTGCGCTTCGACTCGCACGCCTACACCGGATACACGGTGTCGCCATACTACGACTCGATGATCGGCAAGATCATCGTGCATCGTCCCACCCGAGACGAAGCGATCGCCTGCATGCGGCGCTGCCTGGCGGAACTGAAGGTCGAGGGCATCCCCACCACGGCCCCCTTGCTCGATGAGATCTTGAATCACGCCGACTTCACATCGGGCGCCGTCGACACCACCTGGGTCGAGCGCACTTTTCCGCGCAGCGCCGGCCGCTAG
- the accB gene encoding acetyl-CoA carboxylase biotin carboxyl carrier protein encodes MASPAPNAGEIFDLQRIRRLAKLMNDQDLSEIDLQQDGARLRLRRGHAVSVPAVSVAAPAPVSGAGAAAPAAPTAADDAHVALVTSPMVGTFYTASSPESPAFAKVGDHVNAETIVCIVEAMKVFNEIPAGVAGRVIAVLVENGDPVEYGQPLFKIDTRG; translated from the coding sequence ATGGCGAGCCCAGCCCCGAACGCGGGTGAAATCTTCGATTTGCAGCGAATCCGCCGGCTCGCCAAATTGATGAACGACCAGGATCTGAGCGAGATCGACCTGCAGCAAGACGGCGCCCGCTTGCGGTTGCGGCGCGGCCATGCCGTTAGCGTGCCGGCGGTCAGCGTGGCTGCTCCGGCGCCTGTCAGCGGCGCGGGCGCGGCTGCCCCCGCGGCGCCCACTGCGGCCGACGACGCGCATGTCGCGCTGGTCACCAGCCCGATGGTGGGCACATTTTACACGGCCAGCAGTCCGGAGTCGCCCGCCTTCGCCAAGGTGGGGGACCATGTCAACGCTGAGACGATCGTGTGCATCGTGGAGGCCATGAAGGTCTTCAACGAGATTCCGGCCGGAGTGGCGGGTCGCGTGATTGCCGTCTTGGTCGAGAACGGCGACCCCGTTGAATACGGGCAGCCTTTGTTCAAGATCGACACCCGCGGGTAG
- the galT gene encoding galactose-1-phosphate uridylyltransferase, producing MTNKQDPPELRKDPISGRWVIIARSRAKRPNDFEPTPELATGRYCPFCEGNEDATPSEILAYRPDGATANRGGWRVRVVPNKFPALEIEGDLNKRGEGMYDLMRGVGAHEVIIESPRHLLSTADLSEREIEEVLWVYRDRLVDLKRDPRLVYGMIFKNVGAAAGASLEHTHSQLIVTPIVPINVWEEMTGALEFYNYRGRCVFCDMAQQELSAEKRLVLDSPGFVAFCPFASRFPFETWIVPKTHSSHFENIPKHSVEELARVLRQTLAKIETALDRPAYHYIIHNSPFDAGELPHYHWHLEIIPRLTKPAGFEWGSGFYINPVGPEEAAAFLRDVEAESPTRRAAPLRVLH from the coding sequence ATGACGAACAAGCAAGACCCGCCCGAACTACGCAAAGATCCGATTTCTGGCCGCTGGGTGATCATCGCGCGCAGCCGCGCCAAGCGTCCGAACGATTTTGAGCCGACGCCGGAACTGGCCACGGGGCGCTATTGCCCCTTCTGCGAGGGGAACGAAGACGCGACGCCGAGCGAGATATTGGCGTACCGTCCGGACGGCGCCACGGCCAATCGCGGAGGCTGGCGGGTGCGCGTGGTGCCGAACAAGTTTCCGGCGCTGGAGATTGAAGGCGACCTGAACAAGCGCGGCGAGGGAATGTACGACCTGATGCGCGGGGTAGGGGCGCACGAGGTGATCATCGAGTCGCCGCGGCATTTGCTCAGTACCGCCGATCTCAGTGAGCGCGAAATCGAAGAAGTGCTCTGGGTTTACCGCGACCGGCTGGTCGATCTGAAGCGCGATCCGCGACTGGTCTACGGCATGATTTTCAAGAATGTCGGCGCGGCGGCGGGCGCCTCGCTCGAACACACGCATAGCCAACTGATCGTCACGCCGATCGTGCCCATCAACGTGTGGGAGGAAATGACCGGGGCCCTGGAGTTTTACAACTACCGCGGCCGCTGCGTCTTTTGCGACATGGCGCAGCAGGAATTATCGGCGGAGAAGCGATTGGTGCTCGATTCGCCGGGGTTTGTCGCGTTCTGCCCGTTCGCGAGCCGCTTTCCGTTCGAGACCTGGATTGTCCCCAAGACGCACTCCAGCCATTTCGAGAACATCCCGAAGCACAGCGTGGAAGAATTGGCGCGGGTGCTCCGTCAGACGCTGGCAAAGATCGAAACCGCCCTTGACCGCCCCGCGTATCATTACATCATTCACAACTCGCCGTTCGACGCCGGCGAGCTGCCCCATTATCACTGGCACTTGGAGATCATTCCGCGACTGACCAAGCCCGCCGGTTTTGAGTGGGGCAGCGGCTTTTACATCAATCCGGTGGGGCCAGAAGAGGCGGCGGCGTTCCTCCGCGATGTCGAGGCCGAGTCCCCGACCCGGCGCGCCGCGCCCTTGCGCGTGCTGCACTAG
- the glgA gene encoding glycogen synthase GlgA, with protein MNILLATSEAVPFAKTGGLADVCGALPIELARLGHHVTVLMPAYRQAKRAGLPLAPTDIDFAVQIGRKQARGRYLHSQLPGSDVDVYLVEQDEYYDRPELYRENGKDYIDNCERFVFFCRAVLEAIDLLDLPVDVLHANDWQTGLLPAYLKIEHRGVPRYDHIRTLFTVHNLAYQGQFWHWDMVLTGLDWKYFNWQQMEFYGQLNLLKTGLIFADQISTVSPRYAQEIQTEEQGCGLEGVLRQRRDALVGILNGVDYDIWNPATDRDLPANYDAGSWAQGKRECKRALQQELGLPTDNDEPLIGFIGRLVDQKGMDLIYPMLRESLATTPAQWVVLGTGEPRYHEMFEQLAQRHPHKFALRLEFSDALAHRIEAGADIFLMPSRYEPCGLNQMYSLRYGAVPVVRATGGLSDTITNCTDETLAVGTANGFSFYDYSALALRETLSRALAAYATPSVWSRLVSSGMRQDWSWRRSAQQYQELYEQMLQRRLVAAR; from the coding sequence TTGAATATCCTGCTGGCGACGAGCGAAGCGGTTCCTTTTGCCAAGACCGGCGGACTGGCCGATGTCTGTGGCGCGCTGCCGATCGAGTTGGCGCGGCTAGGGCACCACGTGACCGTGCTCATGCCCGCCTATCGGCAGGCCAAACGGGCCGGGTTGCCACTGGCGCCGACCGATATCGACTTTGCGGTGCAGATTGGGCGCAAGCAGGCGCGCGGCCGCTATTTGCATAGCCAGTTGCCGGGGAGCGATGTCGATGTGTACCTCGTCGAGCAAGACGAATACTACGATCGCCCCGAGTTGTATCGCGAAAACGGCAAAGACTACATCGACAACTGCGAGCGATTCGTCTTTTTCTGCCGGGCCGTTCTGGAAGCGATTGACCTGCTGGACCTGCCGGTCGATGTGCTGCACGCCAACGACTGGCAGACGGGGCTATTGCCCGCATATCTCAAGATTGAGCATCGCGGCGTACCGCGCTACGACCACATTCGCACGTTGTTCACGGTACATAATCTGGCGTATCAGGGGCAGTTTTGGCACTGGGACATGGTGCTGACCGGCCTCGATTGGAAATACTTCAACTGGCAGCAGATGGAGTTCTATGGCCAGTTGAACCTGCTCAAGACGGGACTGATCTTCGCCGACCAGATCAGCACCGTCAGCCCGCGCTACGCCCAGGAGATTCAAACCGAGGAGCAAGGTTGCGGGCTCGAGGGGGTGCTACGCCAGCGGCGCGACGCGCTGGTGGGCATTCTCAACGGAGTGGATTACGACATCTGGAACCCAGCGACCGATCGCGACTTGCCCGCCAACTACGACGCCGGTAGTTGGGCGCAAGGCAAGCGCGAGTGCAAACGCGCGCTACAACAAGAACTGGGTTTGCCGACCGACAACGACGAGCCGCTCATTGGCTTCATTGGCCGGTTGGTCGATCAAAAGGGGATGGATCTGATCTATCCCATGCTGCGCGAGTCGCTGGCGACCACCCCGGCGCAGTGGGTGGTTCTTGGCACCGGCGAGCCACGCTATCACGAGATGTTCGAGCAACTGGCGCAGCGACACCCGCACAAGTTCGCGCTGCGGCTAGAGTTTTCCGACGCGCTGGCGCACCGCATCGAGGCGGGCGCCGACATCTTTCTGATGCCCAGCCGCTATGAGCCGTGCGGGCTCAATCAGATGTACAGCCTGCGTTACGGCGCCGTGCCGGTGGTGCGCGCGACCGGAGGACTTTCGGACACAATCACTAATTGCACCGACGAGACGCTGGCCGTGGGCACGGCGAACGGATTCAGCTTTTACGACTACAGCGCGCTGGCGCTGCGCGAGACGCTGTCGCGCGCGCTGGCCGCCTACGCGACGCCCAGCGTGTGGTCGCGACTGGTGTCGAGCGGCATGCGACAAGATTGGTCGTGGCGGCGCAGCGCGCAGCAATATCAGGAGTTGTACGAGCAGATGCTGCAACGGCGGCTGGTGGCCGCGCGCTGA
- a CDS encoding FCD domain-containing protein — protein sequence MRKPFLPSPMPVRRANLTQLILDQLRSYVLNNGLVEEDRLPPERELASQLNVSRPSLRNALDWLEERGALRRVQGGGTFLQPNFLHVIADAREATQDQDGALREAHEARAALEPLMIRLVCERASQAELESLAEEVGKARFRVDDVAYWRWHDLQFHSRLARLSGNSILARTLEEALTDIFLAWTAHSEPTDYARAQAEHDQIMEALMWRDADLAAARLGEHVQAASQPAGSNGAAAIATA from the coding sequence GTGAGAAAGCCATTCCTCCCCAGTCCCATGCCCGTCCGTCGCGCCAATCTGACGCAGCTGATCCTCGATCAACTGCGTTCGTATGTGCTCAACAACGGACTGGTGGAAGAAGACCGTCTGCCGCCAGAACGTGAGCTAGCCTCGCAACTAAACGTCAGCCGGCCGTCGCTGCGCAACGCGCTCGATTGGCTGGAAGAGCGCGGCGCCTTGCGGCGCGTGCAAGGGGGCGGCACCTTCTTGCAGCCCAACTTTCTACACGTCATCGCCGACGCGCGCGAGGCGACGCAAGATCAAGACGGCGCGCTGCGCGAAGCGCACGAGGCGCGCGCCGCGCTGGAACCGCTGATGATCCGGCTGGTTTGCGAACGGGCATCGCAGGCCGAGCTCGAGTCGCTGGCCGAGGAGGTGGGCAAGGCGCGCTTTCGCGTCGATGATGTCGCTTACTGGCGCTGGCACGACTTGCAGTTCCATTCGCGGCTAGCGCGCCTATCGGGCAATTCGATTCTGGCTCGCACGCTGGAAGAGGCGCTGACCGACATCTTTCTGGCGTGGACCGCACACTCGGAACCGACCGACTATGCGCGGGCGCAAGCCGAGCACGATCAGATCATGGAAGCGCTGATGTGGCGCGACGCCGACCTGGCGGCCGCCCGACTGGGCGAGCACGTTCAAGCGGCCAGTCAACCGGCCGGGTCGAACGGCGCCGCCGCCATCGCCACCGCGTAG
- a CDS encoding DUF1926 domain-containing protein: MSDAIRFVLALHNHQPVGNFDSVIEQAYQESYSPFLDVAANYPALRFALHTSGCLMQWLEARHPDYIDRLAELVADERLEIIGGPLEEPILSMLPSRDRIGQIQRYSDWIERRLGTRVRGAWIPERVWEQSLTRDLVAAGIEYIILDDFHFRCAGLVEDELYGYYITEDDGQILKVFPGSERLRYTIPFADPQATIDYLAGVAARHPGATAVFGDDGEKFGTWPETHKHCYQDGWLTRFLDALAANASWLRCATLAECADQSPPIGKTYLPDASYREMTEWVLPVEQLADYERVTHDMENDPRWPTLRRFVRGGFWRNFKAKYPESDEMYCRMMMVSGRLAALAARGAAPELIDRARAELYKGQCNCSYWHGAFGGIYLPHLRNAVYNHLIAADNLLDEATGRPEAWVEIAAGDFNFDARQEVQLASDRLVAFCAPARGGQLYELDVRSICHNLLATLSRRPEAYHRKVLAGGQNQSDTCASIHDRVIFKQADLDQRIQYDSYSRKGLLDHFFALETSLDAVAAGRAEEQGDFLNGVYEARLRRSREVVQLQLHRQGWVAGHEIRITKCVTLEAGGSTLDISYELDGLPRETPLHFAMEINFAGLPAGADDRYFHGPDRQRLGQLGTSLDLYGVESLGLVDDWLGIRVALAASRPTDFWTFPIQTVSQSEGGFELVHQSVAVLPHWQVVGDADGRWSVNIGLEIDTSLAESRMPQRCVLAAHAS; encoded by the coding sequence ATGTCTGATGCCATTCGCTTCGTTCTGGCGCTGCACAATCATCAACCGGTCGGCAACTTCGATAGCGTGATTGAGCAGGCGTACCAGGAAAGCTACTCACCCTTCTTGGACGTGGCCGCGAACTACCCGGCGCTGCGCTTTGCGCTGCACACCAGTGGCTGCTTGATGCAGTGGTTGGAAGCCCGCCATCCCGACTATATCGACCGGCTGGCCGAACTGGTGGCCGACGAGCGACTGGAGATCATAGGCGGGCCGCTGGAAGAGCCGATCCTCTCGATGCTGCCCAGCCGCGACCGCATTGGCCAGATTCAACGCTACAGCGATTGGATCGAGCGCCGGCTGGGCACGCGCGTGCGCGGCGCCTGGATACCGGAACGCGTTTGGGAACAATCGCTGACGCGCGACTTGGTCGCGGCAGGCATCGAGTACATCATTCTCGACGATTTTCACTTCCGCTGCGCGGGACTGGTTGAGGACGAGCTATACGGATACTACATCACCGAGGACGATGGCCAGATCCTCAAGGTGTTTCCGGGGAGCGAACGACTGCGGTACACCATTCCGTTCGCCGATCCGCAGGCCACCATCGATTATCTGGCGGGGGTGGCGGCGCGGCATCCTGGCGCGACGGCCGTCTTTGGCGACGACGGCGAGAAGTTCGGCACCTGGCCCGAGACGCACAAGCATTGCTACCAGGACGGCTGGCTGACTCGCTTTCTCGACGCGCTGGCGGCCAACGCCTCTTGGCTGCGCTGCGCCACGCTGGCGGAGTGCGCCGACCAATCGCCACCGATCGGCAAGACCTATCTGCCCGACGCGAGTTATCGCGAGATGACCGAATGGGTGCTGCCGGTGGAGCAACTGGCCGACTACGAGCGCGTGACGCACGACATGGAAAACGATCCGCGCTGGCCGACGTTGCGGCGATTTGTGCGCGGCGGTTTTTGGCGCAACTTCAAGGCCAAGTACCCCGAATCCGACGAGATGTACTGCCGCATGATGATGGTCAGCGGCCGCCTGGCGGCGCTGGCCGCGCGCGGCGCCGCGCCGGAACTGATCGACCGGGCCCGCGCCGAGCTTTACAAGGGGCAGTGCAATTGCAGTTATTGGCACGGCGCCTTTGGGGGCATCTATCTGCCGCACCTGCGCAACGCGGTTTACAACCATTTGATCGCGGCCGACAACTTGCTGGACGAAGCCACTGGCCGCCCCGAGGCGTGGGTGGAGATCGCCGCTGGCGACTTCAATTTCGACGCCCGGCAAGAGGTGCAGCTTGCCAGCGATCGGCTGGTGGCGTTTTGCGCGCCGGCGCGCGGAGGCCAACTCTACGAACTGGACGTGCGCTCGATCTGCCATAACTTGTTGGCCACACTGTCGCGCCGCCCGGAGGCGTATCATCGCAAGGTGCTGGCCGGCGGACAAAATCAGTCGGACACGTGCGCCAGCATCCACGATCGAGTGATTTTCAAACAGGCGGATCTCGATCAGCGCATTCAGTACGACAGCTATTCGCGCAAGGGCTTGTTGGATCATTTCTTTGCGCTTGAGACGTCGCTCGACGCGGTGGCCGCCGGACGGGCCGAGGAGCAGGGAGACTTTTTGAACGGCGTGTACGAGGCGCGCTTGCGCCGCAGTCGCGAAGTGGTGCAGCTTCAACTGCATCGCCAAGGTTGGGTGGCGGGACACGAGATTCGCATCACCAAATGCGTGACCCTGGAAGCGGGCGGCTCGACGCTCGATATTTCGTACGAGCTGGACGGCTTGCCGCGCGAGACGCCGCTCCACTTTGCGATGGAAATAAACTTCGCCGGGCTGCCGGCTGGCGCCGACGACCGCTATTTTCATGGCCCCGATCGCCAGCGGCTGGGGCAGTTGGGAACGTCGCTCGACTTGTATGGCGTGGAGTCGCTGGGGCTAGTTGACGACTGGCTAGGGATTCGGGTCGCGCTGGCGGCGTCGCGGCCCACCGATTTTTGGACGTTCCCGATTCAAACGGTCAGCCAGTCTGAAGGTGGTTTTGAACTGGTGCATCAATCGGTGGCAGTGCTGCCACACTGGCAGGTGGTCGGCGATGCCGATGGCCGCTGGAGCGTGAACATCGGCTTGGAAATAGACACCAGCCTGGCGGAAAGCCGCATGCCGCAGCGCTGCGTGCTGGCGGCTCACGCTTCCTAG
- the larB gene encoding nickel pincer cofactor biosynthesis protein LarB has product MDRDRWEEIGAALLRGEINVAQFAERAASTAHFGVAQLEVASVDLDRQRRCGFPEVVFGQGKTNDSLVDILRALIARGADGFATRINPEQAAHLHRIFPDAAYNALGRTFRVPGNGSRAAGAGGVIVIITAGTSDLPIAEEARETALWMGADVRMIHDVGVAGPHRLPAHLDKLADADAVVVIAGMEGALPSVVGGYVSCPVVGVPTSVGYGASFGGLSALLGMLNSCASNVTVVNIDSGFKGAYVAGLIAKNAAQARQRSER; this is encoded by the coding sequence ATGGATCGTGATCGCTGGGAAGAAATCGGCGCCGCGCTGTTGCGGGGCGAGATCAATGTCGCTCAGTTCGCCGAGCGCGCCGCATCGACCGCGCATTTTGGCGTGGCCCAGCTTGAGGTCGCTTCGGTCGATCTCGATCGCCAGCGCCGCTGCGGATTTCCGGAAGTCGTCTTTGGGCAAGGCAAGACGAACGATTCGCTGGTGGATATCTTGCGGGCGCTGATTGCCCGCGGCGCCGATGGATTCGCCACACGCATCAATCCCGAACAAGCCGCGCATTTACACCGCATTTTCCCGGACGCCGCCTACAACGCGCTGGGGAGGACGTTTCGCGTGCCCGGCAATGGGAGCCGCGCGGCGGGGGCGGGGGGGGTGATCGTCATCATCACCGCCGGCACCAGCGATCTGCCGATCGCGGAAGAGGCGCGAGAAACCGCGCTGTGGATGGGCGCCGACGTGCGGATGATTCACGACGTGGGGGTGGCGGGGCCGCACCGCTTGCCAGCGCACTTGGACAAACTGGCCGACGCGGACGCGGTGGTGGTCATCGCTGGGATGGAGGGCGCACTGCCGAGCGTTGTGGGGGGCTACGTCAGTTGTCCCGTGGTGGGTGTGCCGACCAGCGTTGGCTATGGCGCCAGCTTTGGCGGCTTGTCGGCCCTGCTCGGCATGCTGAATAGCTGCGCGTCGAATGTGACGGTGGTGAACATCGATTCGGGATTCAAAGGCGCCTATGTGGCCGGACTGATCGCCAAGAACGCCGCTCAGGCGCGCCAGCGGAGCGAGCGGTAG
- a CDS encoding Xaa-Pro peptidase family protein: MADFASRRDKACRALRGLGLETLLVTNFTNVTYLTGFTGDDSYLLLSRDRAVLISDPRYTTQLESECPDLTLHIRPPGEGMVAAIAGLLKSQKTARLGVEADSLTLTLAADIQQQATQVELVSAARVVEELREIKDKDEIAQTRQAVWFAERAFGALRATLRKELTEKQVADELENQLRLFGAKCASFPPIVAVGARAALPHARPTDQKIGASEFVLVDWGASGRLYMSDLTRVLVTGKIPPKLERVYGVVLQAQLAAIEAIRPGVSGHDVDAVARGIIHKAGFGQYFGHGLGHGLGLEIHEAPRLAREQHRPLRPGMIVTVEPGIYLPGWGGVRIEDDVLVTKSGHEVLTSVPKSLEEMVVDC, translated from the coding sequence ATGGCCGACTTTGCTTCGCGACGTGATAAAGCCTGCCGGGCGCTGCGCGGCCTGGGGCTGGAAACGCTGCTCGTCACCAACTTCACCAATGTCACCTACCTTACCGGGTTCACCGGCGACGACAGTTATCTGCTGCTTTCGCGTGACCGTGCGGTGCTTATCAGCGATCCGCGTTACACCACACAGTTAGAAAGCGAATGCCCTGACCTGACCTTGCACATTCGCCCGCCAGGGGAGGGCATGGTGGCCGCCATCGCCGGCTTGCTAAAAAGCCAGAAAACCGCGCGCCTCGGGGTCGAAGCCGACTCGCTCACCTTGACGCTCGCCGCGGACATTCAACAGCAGGCGACCCAGGTCGAATTGGTGAGCGCTGCGCGGGTTGTCGAAGAACTGCGCGAGATTAAGGACAAGGACGAAATCGCCCAAACTCGCCAGGCTGTGTGGTTTGCGGAAAGAGCGTTCGGCGCGCTGAGGGCCACGCTACGCAAGGAGCTTACCGAAAAGCAGGTGGCCGACGAACTGGAGAACCAGCTTCGTTTGTTTGGCGCCAAGTGCGCGAGCTTTCCGCCGATTGTGGCCGTCGGCGCGCGAGCGGCGCTGCCGCATGCGCGTCCCACCGATCAAAAAATCGGCGCTAGCGAGTTTGTGCTGGTCGACTGGGGGGCCAGTGGTCGCCTCTACATGAGCGACTTGACGCGTGTTTTAGTGACCGGTAAAATCCCGCCCAAACTCGAACGCGTGTATGGAGTTGTGCTCCAAGCACAACTCGCTGCGATCGAGGCGATTCGACCGGGCGTCTCCGGCCACGACGTGGACGCGGTCGCCCGCGGCATCATTCACAAAGCTGGCTTCGGTCAGTACTTTGGGCATGGTCTCGGGCACGGTCTCGGTTTGGAGATTCACGAGGCGCCACGTCTGGCTCGCGAGCAACACCGACCCCTGCGGCCCGGAATGATCGTTACCGTCGAGCCCGGCATCTATTTGCCCGGCTGGGGAGGCGTTCGCATCGAAGACGATGTGCTGGTCACCAAGTCCGGGCACGAAGTGCTGACGAGCGTACCCAAGTCGTTGGAAGAAATGGTCGTCGATTGTTGA